The Brevibacterium atlanticum genome segment CACGCACCTCCCTGGTGCACCGCAGGAGAAGATCTGATCGGCCTGGACCACCCCGGACCAGTTGGACCAGTGGTGGATTCCAGCGCCGCTGTCCCTGCGCGTCGACGCCCTCGAGCTCTCTCCCGGTGGAGCGTTCTCCACTCGGATGAGTGCAAACGGGACGAACTGGCATCCGCATGTCGACGCTGTGGAGTGACCCTGGCTCCCTGAGCGGCCCCGGCCCTCGAGTCGAGACCCGCGGCGATGATGAGCGATCCCGTCAGCAGGATGAGGGCCGTCACCGTCCAGATCATCGGCGCAATCCCGATGAGAAGGGCGATGGCGATGCCGGCGGTGGCTGCAGCGACTGCGATCACCGCACGGACCCGAGGAGGCACCACACGACCCCGGGCAGTCAGCGTCTGAACCTCGGGAGGCACCGCGCGGACCTGAGGAGTCGGGCCGGCATCTCGCGGCGCTTCTCGTCCGGCCGCGCCCGTATTCCCACGCATCTCGCGAAGAAGGCGGCCGATCCCGCGGCCCGTCGCAGCCAGTCGACGTTCGGAGGGGACAGGAATCCGCGCGGTCACCATGGCGACAAGTGCCGAGAGTCCAATGACGACGAACAGCCACGGCAACCTCGAGGCCCACCACCAGCCGGAACCGATCTCAGGCAGGACGAATCCGGCCAAACCCGGATGTCCCCACACTGTCGGAATTCCCGACACTGTCTGTGCCAGAGCGCCGAGGCCGCCGATGAGGACGATGACCACGCTCATGTGCCAGAGATAGACGTGCATCCCGTATCGGTTGCCCCAGTCGATGACCCGATGCCAGATCTGCGCGCGGAGGACTCGGGGGTCGAAGGCCGCCTCATCGCCGGTGATGTCGGCTTCACTGCCGCTCGGAACGGCGAGCATCCGGTTCAGCCGTACGTGGACGAGCCGCAGCGCGCACAACTGGACCACGCCGAGCAGGACAAGAGCGCCGGTGGGCGGGTTGAGATTGACGAGCATGTCCGGGCTGTAGACCCCCGCGGAGACGAGCCCTGCCAGGGTCAGCAGCGCGGTCACCAGCATCGTCCACGTCCGCAGCCTGCGCACCGGTCGTTCGAGGGCGTCGGCGTAGACGAAGCCGAGCTGCTGGATCAGCGGCCACACGAGGATGAAGTTGAGATATCCGAGTCCGTACACCCCGCTCACCGCGACCAGGACGTCGACGACGA includes the following:
- a CDS encoding acyltransferase family protein; the encoded protein is MSLTLNEPPAPSGGPPAPSGSLAHSTRPVTSAAPEPDTTRSRRNTARPRRDPAHSRRDPAIDLVRFGCLIVVVVLHSMMSTAVLGPGGAVQPTVALAGTAGFTTASWFFQVMPLFFVIGGCAGIIGWRRTRARGGTWADHLRARLRRLLVPVSMLIALAGLALSVASELGVPADLLSEASRRIGQPLWFLAVYVGLTSLVPLAVYFHERSPRRSLAVLAGSVIVVDVLVAVSGVYGLGYLNFILVWPLIQQLGFVYADALERPVRRLRTWTMLVTALLTLAGLVSAGVYSPDMLVNLNPPTGALVLLGVVQLCALRLVHVRLNRMLAVPSGSEADITGDEAAFDPRVLRAQIWHRVIDWGNRYGMHVYLWHMSVVIVLIGGLGALAQTVSGIPTVWGHPGLAGFVLPEIGSGWWWASRLPWLFVVIGLSALVAMVTARIPVPSERRLAATGRGIGRLLREMRGNTGAAGREAPRDAGPTPQVRAVPPEVQTLTARGRVVPPRVRAVIAVAAATAGIAIALLIGIAPMIWTVTALILLTGSLIIAAGLDSRAGAAQGARVTPQRRHADASSSRLHSSEWRTLHRERARGRRRAGTAALESTTGPTGPGWSRPIRSSPAVHQGGA